GTCGATCGCGACATTCGGCAACGGGTCAAGTCTCGAACTCAACAGGAAAAGATCCGACAGCTCGTATGCGGTCTCGATCTCCGTCGTCTCATCAATGATTTCGACGGCTTCCGTTAAACCAGCGCGCATGATCTGGTCTTCGAGATACACCGAATACGCAGCATCCTTTCTCGGCTCATACCCTTGGCCAATCCAGACGAACCGGCATTGATCCTCGCCCACCTTAGACAAGATCTGACGGGCGCACTGCAAGAAAAGGTCGACACCCTTGCGAAAATTGACTGACCCGGCGCCGAGGACCACATACTTTCTCGCGCCCTCGGTATCAGGCCGCAAGATCGACCGCAACCGTTGTTGTTCCTTTTCCGTCGATTCGTCCTTGACACGTTTGCCAGGTATGCTGGAACGTCCCTGAGGCAAGATGTGTATCTTTTCCGGCTCGAATTCGTCGACAAAGCGAACTGCGTCCTTGTACGTGATCTCCGAGGAAAAGACGACCTGCTGCGGCACTGTCATCATGGCCTTGAAACGCGCCGGAGGATCGGGGTAGCACGACGCGAACTCGTGAATCAGACTCACCGAGGGAATACCGGTCCGCTTCAATGGCTCGACGACCAGTTGCGATTCGATGCTATTCACAATCGCAAAATCAACCTTGAAGCGCTTCGCGATCTTCTCGACGACGTACTCAGTATGCACGCTGCTAAAACGCGCATGGTGTGCAGGCACATACGCAATATCGAGTTCCTTGAACAACGGCTCGAGCATGCCCGGCCCCAGTGACAGAACGACTACGTTCCTGCTGCGGGACAATACCTCGGCTATGTTGTAGACAAGTACGGGGGCACCCGTCAACGAACACTCGTGAGTGACGAGCAACACGGTGTCGCGCGCCGGATCGAAAGCCTTGTTCTCGAAACATTCGAACGGCGGGAAACGAAACGTTCTTTTCTCGGACCGGCCGTGATTGATATAGTGCAGCAACGGATCGACACCCGCTTCGCGAACGTCGGGATTCAGCTTCAAGTAGGCTTCAGGGTCGAAATCCTTAAAGTCTTCTATTCGCTGCCCAATCTTCTTACTACTCTTCTGAAATAGATTCTTAAAGGTTTTCACTGATTCACACCAAAGCAATAGGTAACGAAGTTTAGGATACCGTGATCGGATTTAGCCTTGCTTGTTCAGCATCACGTCGATCAACTTTCTGGTCTTCCATTTCCATGATCGTCGAACGCGATCATCTTCAAGTTGCTGCGAGATCACTTCCTGTTCGACCAGCGACATCTCCAACTGATGCTTTCGCTCCGTCAGCCGCTCGATGAGCACCTGTTGATTCAGGATCGTTTTAGTGTGCTCTTCATACGCATTGCGAAGTTTTTCCCATTCGCCGAATATCCTGTTCCTTTCTGTTTCGTTTCGCAACCGCAGCGCCTCCCGCTGCCGCCTCGTATCGAGGTAGCTTTGCAGCGGGTTCCCACGATAGGCGCGCAATGGCGGAACATCTGGAGTGCTGTTCGGATCGCGTGCGAAGGCACTCAAAAAGGCTTCCTTCGAGTAGTAACGCTCGAAGTGCTGTAGGGCCAATTCGCCGTGCTGCTCCAGCAACGCCTGATTCCATTGCTCGAAAATGCGGGAAAGCTCGTCGTATCCGCGCCAGATCTTACTGTCAGGATAGGTAAGTTCACATCCCCCATGATAGCGGGAGCGATACGACTCATGCGTGACAACAGGCACGCCGACAGACATCGCCTCAATCAGCGCTTTTCCCCCACCCAGCGGGAACGAACCGACATACACGTCCACCGAATGCTCGATCAGCGCCTTCGACAGCGAAGGCACCCACTCAATGTGAATGAAGCGATTACGGCTAACCTCTCCAGCGTCGAGTTCCGCGTAAATCCTTTGCAAAAAAGCGTCGGACAACTCGCCGATGTGCACGTGATAACCACGCGAAGCTTTCAGGATACAGGCGACAGCGCGCTCATAGCATAGCGCATACGATCCCGACTCGAACTTGGATTCTCGCCCGCATGAACCACTCGTCAAGACGCCTCTATTCAGGAAGCTGGTCTTGCGCTCCGACGGCCTGACAGCACTGAGCGGCCAGTAGCGTTGTTGCGACACGCCGATCTCGTGTCTGCACAGTTCATACGACATGTTGTGCAAGTCGACATGCTGAAAAGCTTCGCACGTCACACCGAGGGAAAGATGGTGGTCGCCGTGGTGGATGTAGTACCTGTTCGTTGCGCCAGGAAAGTGCGCCGCCACGATGGATACAACGTCCTGGTTGTGACCCAGCGTCAAAATGGTCGACGGATTCCATTCGCCAAGCTTTGCAGACAGTGCGTCTAACTTGTCCTCCAAGCCGGTTTCCATCGCAACGAACACCTCGCATCCGAGCACGCTCTCCCAGTCCCGGATGGTATCGTGATCGATCCGATTGAACAGGTCCGTCAGAGCCACGCGCACTGGGCTTTCGAACAGCCCAAGGGCGAGATAGTCCTTGATCAGTTCGACATGCCCACCTGCCCTGACCAGTTCGGATGCCAGAATGACAGTGCCCCGCCCTTCGGTTACATGCTGATCGCCGTAATAGGCGTCGGCCAGCGTACGGCACAAGTCATCGAGCTCACGGCTCGCGAAAACTACAGCAATAGACTCCGGATCGTTGATGATCTGCTCCACGAACGATTTGATGCGCACCATCGCATCGTCGTAGTGCGACAGGGAAATACATTTCACGACCGATTCATGCAATCGGTCGAGATCAAAATCTTGCATTACTCGAAACCCGCGATAATTTCACAAACATAAGCTGCTTGCTCGAGCGTCATATGAGGGCCGATGGGCAGACTCAGCTCTGTCTCGGCCATCGCTTCGGCAATGGGAAAGGCGCCCTTTTCGTACCCGAGGAACCGGTACGCCTGTTGCAGATGAGGCGGAATCGGGTAGTGAATCAGCGTCTCGATTCCAGCCTCTTTCAGCCTCGCCTGCAACGCATCGCGTCGCCGCGAAAAGACGGGAAACAGATGCCATGACGACACGCAATCTGGAGGCGAAACAGGCACCCGCACGCTCGTGTTTTGCAAGTGACGCTGGTAGTACTCCGCGATTTGCACGCGACGCGTGTTCCACTCCTCCAGATGCGGCAGCTTGACACTCAGTGCTGCGGCGTGAAGCGGATCGAGCCGGCTATTCACACCGCACACCTCGTTGACGTATTTCACCTTCGAGCCGTAGTTCGCAATGGTCCGGATTTGCTCAGCGAGTTCTGCGTCGTTGGTCGTCACACCGCCCGCGTCGCCGAATGCACCGAGATTCTTGCCGGGATAGAAACTCCAGGTGACGGCATCGCCGTGGCCGCCAATGAGTTCTCCACGGTAGCGAGCACCGTGTGCCTGCGCTCCATCTTCGAGGACGCGAACACCCTTGCGACGCGCCAGTTCGAGGATCGGACCCATTTGAGCTGGCAGTCCGTACAGATGCACGGGCAGAATGACCTTGGTCTTGCTGGTCATGGCCTGCTCGATGCGCTGCGGATCGATATTGAGCGTGTTTGCGTCGGGCTCGACAGGTACCGGATGTGCACCGCACTGCGTAACGGCCAGCCACGTCGCGATATAGGTGTTGGAAGGAACGATGACTTCATCTCCTTCCGACACACCCATCGCCATCAGGGCGATACGCAGCGCATCGAGGCCGTTGCCTACGCCGATCGCAAAGCGGGTACCGGTGTAGTCGGCAAACGACCTTTCAAATCGCGCGACCTCTTCCCCGAAGATATACCAGCCGGAATCTAGCGCTCGAGAAACGGCCTCATCGATCTCGGACTTGAGTTCAATATAGGCGCTGCGGACATCAAGGAATGGCACTTTCACAATTGTGTTCCTTACTCTCGAATAGACTCATTCCGACAGCAACGTCTTGGCAACAGACGTCGCTCACTCCTCTCGCAAGACAGTTCAACGTGAACGGACCGCAGCCAGATAGTCGTCGTAGTCGCGATAATAGTCAGACTCGTTGAATTCCATCGACGCCAAAACCAGGCAAACCGAACCCGGATCGAAATTCAATTCGGCCGCCCAGATCATGGGTGGGATATGCAGTCCTTGCCACGGACGATTCAGGTGAACCATCTTCTTTTCCGACCCATCGTCGAGCGCAACATCGAAGCTGCCGGACAGGCAGATCAACAACTGATGCAATTGCTTGTGCGCATGCGCGCCGCGAGCCGCTCCCGTCGGAATATCGTACAGGTAGAAGATTCGCTTGATATCGAAGGGCACATGGCGGCTACCTTCGAGAAAGGTCAGGTTTCCCCTCGGGTCTGCGATCTTGGGGAATTCAATAATCTTGCAATCAGACACCGGCATTCTGAGCACCTAATAAATCGACGTCGTAAAACTCGTGCACGGCGCCTCCACCTCCGTACTCATGCTTGTACTGGTAGAGGCTTTCATTCAGAACCGTGCCCTCACTCTCGTTGCTCGTACCGAAGTCGAAATACCTGACTCCGGCGGCTTTAGCCCCGGCAATTGCATGGTCGAATACGGCATCGAGCGCGGAAACCGAATAGGCCGCCTCGCTTGCAGCAATATACTGCGCGTGCCACACAGTACGCGTCTTGAACACCACGACACCTGCCTCGACCCGCCCATCCATCGTGGCGCAAAAAAACTCAATCGCTTCGGGGAATAGCCCGGCTAATTGTTCCATCTCCTGCGCGCTATGGACGGGAGCAGCGTCGTGCTTGCGAGCCAGGTTGTCCATTAGCACGCCCCACAGCGGCCGCAGTTGCGCCCTACCTGCCTGCACCGTCACCGATTTGAGCGCCTTTTTGAGCCCGCGCCGACGCCGCTCGGAAGGCTTGGCGCGATCGTACAGATCGATTGCGCATGACAGGTCACAGCGAGTTCGACGCGCACCGATCCGGAACAACGCATACAGGTCGTCCTGCGACGGCCTGGCCTGATACACGTGAGGAACTGCCTTGTACCTCAGACGTTCATATCCCATCGCCCGATAATGCGCGCGCAACTGCTCCATCGCCTCGATCATTTTGCCTCCGGACAAGGCGCCGTCATGGACGATACCGCCATAAGTAATGCCCGGATGGCTGACGACCATCGCGCGATCGGCGGGCGCCTCCGCCGCAGCAAATACGCCAACGATGACGCCACCCTGCATGAGCAGGGCCGAGATGTCCTTAAACCGGTCACCGTGGTAACCGAGAAAACGGCGCGTATGAAGGAACGTACTGTTGACCGCGTCCGCGCAGAAGGTGTCCCACGCGTCCATCGATGCCGGTTGAAAAGGAATGACGTCGACGGTCACTTCTATGCCTTTACCTTGAAAAACCGGCGCGCCGACACCTTCGCGGCCTGAGGCTGCTCGCCCTTGAAAATGCAATCCGGCTCGGTATTGCCGAGGATGTTGACGCCCACGCCCAGCCAGTTGTCCGCGCCAATGACGACGTTATTGGCGATCGCCGAATTGACGCCGATGAACGTGTTCGCTCCGACCGTGCAAAACCCGGAGATCACGGCGTGAGACGAGATGAAGCAGTTGTCCTCGATCGTCGAATGATGGCCGACGTGATTGCCGCTCCACAACACCACGTTGTTGCCGATCTTCACGAAAGGCTGGATGGTGTTGTCTTCGAAGATAAAGCAGTGTTCGCCGATCACGGCATTGGGCCATACGAACGCCCGGCTGCTGACGTAACTGGCGGCCCGATAGCCCCTGCCTTTGGCTAGATCGTAAAAGCGCGTCCTCAGCCGGTTGAGTTGGGAATAG
This genomic interval from Paraburkholderia sabiae contains the following:
- a CDS encoding glycosyltransferase family 4 protein, producing the protein MKTFKNLFQKSSKKIGQRIEDFKDFDPEAYLKLNPDVREAGVDPLLHYINHGRSEKRTFRFPPFECFENKAFDPARDTVLLVTHECSLTGAPVLVYNIAEVLSRSRNVVVLSLGPGMLEPLFKELDIAYVPAHHARFSSVHTEYVVEKIAKRFKVDFAIVNSIESQLVVEPLKRTGIPSVSLIHEFASCYPDPPARFKAMMTVPQQVVFSSEITYKDAVRFVDEFEPEKIHILPQGRSSIPGKRVKDESTEKEQQRLRSILRPDTEGARKYVVLGAGSVNFRKGVDLFLQCARQILSKVGEDQCRFVWIGQGYEPRKDAAYSVYLEDQIMRAGLTEAVEIIDETTEIETAYELSDLFLLSSRLDPLPNVAIDAMSFSKPLLCFDKTTGIVSFLEGAGLKELCIAAYLDVEDMADKASRLLLSADLRAQVASQLSAHVADSFDMERYVDEIVALVKPVAQMN
- a CDS encoding glycosyltransferase family 4 protein, giving the protein MQDFDLDRLHESVVKCISLSHYDDAMVRIKSFVEQIINDPESIAVVFASRELDDLCRTLADAYYGDQHVTEGRGTVILASELVRAGGHVELIKDYLALGLFESPVRVALTDLFNRIDHDTIRDWESVLGCEVFVAMETGLEDKLDALSAKLGEWNPSTILTLGHNQDVVSIVAAHFPGATNRYYIHHGDHHLSLGVTCEAFQHVDLHNMSYELCRHEIGVSQQRYWPLSAVRPSERKTSFLNRGVLTSGSCGRESKFESGSYALCYERAVACILKASRGYHVHIGELSDAFLQRIYAELDAGEVSRNRFIHIEWVPSLSKALIEHSVDVYVGSFPLGGGKALIEAMSVGVPVVTHESYRSRYHGGCELTYPDSKIWRGYDELSRIFEQWNQALLEQHGELALQHFERYYSKEAFLSAFARDPNSTPDVPPLRAYRGNPLQSYLDTRRQREALRLRNETERNRIFGEWEKLRNAYEEHTKTILNQQVLIERLTERKHQLEMSLVEQEVISQQLEDDRVRRSWKWKTRKLIDVMLNKQG
- a CDS encoding DegT/DnrJ/EryC1/StrS family aminotransferase, producing MKVPFLDVRSAYIELKSEIDEAVSRALDSGWYIFGEEVARFERSFADYTGTRFAIGVGNGLDALRIALMAMGVSEGDEVIVPSNTYIATWLAVTQCGAHPVPVEPDANTLNIDPQRIEQAMTSKTKVILPVHLYGLPAQMGPILELARRKGVRVLEDGAQAHGARYRGELIGGHGDAVTWSFYPGKNLGAFGDAGGVTTNDAELAEQIRTIANYGSKVKYVNEVCGVNSRLDPLHAAALSVKLPHLEEWNTRRVQIAEYYQRHLQNTSVRVPVSPPDCVSSWHLFPVFSRRRDALQARLKEAGIETLIHYPIPPHLQQAYRFLGYEKGAFPIAEAMAETELSLPIGPHMTLEQAAYVCEIIAGFE
- a CDS encoding sugar 3,4-ketoisomerase, producing MPVSDCKIIEFPKIADPRGNLTFLEGSRHVPFDIKRIFYLYDIPTGAARGAHAHKQLHQLLICLSGSFDVALDDGSEKKMVHLNRPWQGLHIPPMIWAAELNFDPGSVCLVLASMEFNESDYYRDYDDYLAAVRSR
- a CDS encoding GNAT family N-acetyltransferase, with translation MTVDVIPFQPASMDAWDTFCADAVNSTFLHTRRFLGYHGDRFKDISALLMQGGVIVGVFAAAEAPADRAMVVSHPGITYGGIVHDGALSGGKMIEAMEQLRAHYRAMGYERLRYKAVPHVYQARPSQDDLYALFRIGARRTRCDLSCAIDLYDRAKPSERRRRGLKKALKSVTVQAGRAQLRPLWGVLMDNLARKHDAAPVHSAQEMEQLAGLFPEAIEFFCATMDGRVEAGVVVFKTRTVWHAQYIAASEAAYSVSALDAVFDHAIAGAKAAGVRYFDFGTSNESEGTVLNESLYQYKHEYGGGGAVHEFYDVDLLGAQNAGV
- a CDS encoding acetyltransferase yields the protein MTKTKKLVILGDSAFAEVAYECFTHDSEYEVVGFSVDSAFLGRDQLFGLPVVPFEEIERFFDPAEVEFYAALVYSQLNRLRTRFYDLAKGRGYRAASYVSSRAFVWPNAVIGEHCFIFEDNTIQPFVKIGNNVVLWSGNHVGHHSTIEDNCFISSHAVISGFCTVGANTFIGVNSAIANNVVIGADNWLGVGVNILGNTEPDCIFKGEQPQAAKVSARRFFKVKA